From a single Pseudomonas cremoricolorata genomic region:
- a CDS encoding HPP family protein produces MPSTTSLLQRLLPPALAIPPQQWLRAGVGALAGLFLAGYLCSLIFGTGIALHLLGPLAATAVLVFAVHSGPLAQPWPVLGSYAVACLVGLALRHGLGSGLWVAAAALALSLLLMCALRCLHPPGGAMAVTAVLADPGLVALGDHLLEPVLLNVLVLLAVAIVYNRLTGVAYPRAAVMAKDAHHTRDPLPSQRVGVNDQDLDQALLELGEFVDVGRDELQRIIQATERQALQRSLGGLTAAAVMSRDVQLVTPQTTLEQAWSMLAEHRLKTLPVVEGGKLVGIVSLSDLVAPAMARGRPSWRCMFRRAPVRMAEVMSRRVVSVASADPLHHLLPLLCEQGLHCLPVLDGDAVVGIITQTDLIAGLQRQLLDVQPQRSEQRVPAL; encoded by the coding sequence ATGCCCTCTACGACGAGCCTCCTGCAGCGCCTGCTTCCGCCAGCGCTGGCCATCCCACCGCAGCAATGGCTGCGCGCCGGTGTCGGCGCGCTGGCAGGGCTGTTTCTTGCCGGCTATCTGTGCAGCTTGATATTCGGTACCGGGATTGCCCTGCACCTGCTGGGCCCTTTGGCAGCCACCGCCGTGCTGGTGTTTGCGGTGCACTCCGGGCCGCTGGCGCAGCCATGGCCAGTGCTGGGCAGTTACGCGGTGGCGTGCCTGGTTGGTCTGGCGTTGCGCCATGGGCTGGGGAGCGGGTTGTGGGTCGCCGCGGCAGCGCTGGCGCTCTCGCTCCTGCTGATGTGCGCACTGCGCTGCCTGCATCCGCCCGGTGGGGCCATGGCGGTGACTGCGGTGCTGGCCGACCCGGGCCTGGTTGCCTTGGGCGATCACTTGCTCGAACCGGTGCTGCTCAATGTGCTGGTGCTGCTGGCCGTGGCGATTGTCTATAACCGGCTGACAGGTGTCGCCTATCCCAGGGCCGCGGTGATGGCGAAAGATGCCCATCACACCCGCGATCCACTGCCCAGCCAGCGAGTCGGGGTCAACGACCAGGATTTGGATCAGGCCCTGCTGGAGCTGGGGGAGTTCGTCGACGTCGGCCGTGATGAGCTGCAGCGCATCATTCAGGCTACCGAACGACAGGCCTTGCAGCGCAGCCTGGGCGGCCTCACTGCTGCAGCGGTGATGTCTCGCGATGTGCAATTGGTGACCCCTCAAACCACCTTGGAACAGGCCTGGTCGATGCTCGCCGAGCACCGTCTGAAGACGTTGCCGGTGGTCGAGGGCGGCAAGCTGGTCGGCATCGTCAGCCTCAGCGATCTGGTCGCACCGGCCATGGCCCGCGGACGTCCGAGCTGGCGCTGCATGTTTCGCCGCGCGCCGGTGCGCATGGCCGAGGTCATGAGTCGGCGGGTGGTCAGTGTCGCCAGCGCAGACCCGTTGCATCATCTGTTGCCGCTGCTGTGCGAGCAGGGCCTGCACTGCCTGCCGGTACTCGACGGTGATGCAGTGGTGGGAATCATCACCCAGACCGACCTGATCGCCGGTTTGCAGCGCCAATTGCTCGACGTCCAGCCGCAGCGCTCAGAGCAGCGGGTCCCAGCGTTGTGA
- a CDS encoding lipoprotein-releasing ABC transporter permease subunit — MFRPLPLFLGARYTRAKRRNHFISFISMTSMIGLSLGVLAMIVVLSVMNGFQREMSSRILGLVPHASLLGDQPLQEWRKVADVALRNPAVVAAAPLTEMEGMLSYKGAMQPIQVSGIDPAEEGKVSIVGQHIIQGSLQDLVPGEFGVVIGELSARRFRLNTGDKLTLIVPEISKEPGGITPRMLRLTVVGIFKVGAELDGAQAYINVADAAQMQRWAPGSVQGVRIKLQDLYAAPQVSKAIAAELGEGYHADDWSHTQGSLFSAMKMEKTMIGLLLMMIIAVAAFNIIATLIMVVNDKGADIAILRTIGATPAQIMGTFMVQGSLIGIVGTLIGGALGVVAALNVSQIVGWIERVSGQHIFTSDVYFISSLPSELQWGDVGMICTAGLVMSFLATVYPAYRASQVEPAMALRYE; from the coding sequence ATGTTCAGACCCTTGCCCCTGTTCCTCGGCGCTCGCTACACCCGCGCCAAGCGGCGCAATCACTTCATCTCGTTCATCTCCATGACCTCGATGATCGGCTTGTCCCTGGGCGTGCTGGCGATGATCGTGGTGCTGTCGGTGATGAACGGCTTCCAGCGCGAGATGAGTTCACGGATTCTCGGCCTGGTGCCGCACGCCAGCCTGCTCGGTGACCAGCCGCTGCAAGAGTGGCGCAAGGTCGCCGATGTCGCGCTGCGCAACCCGGCCGTGGTTGCCGCTGCGCCACTCACCGAAATGGAAGGCATGCTTTCCTACAAGGGGGCGATGCAACCGATTCAGGTCAGCGGCATCGACCCGGCCGAAGAAGGCAAGGTGTCCATCGTCGGCCAGCACATCATCCAGGGCAGCCTGCAGGATCTGGTGCCCGGTGAGTTCGGGGTGGTGATCGGCGAGCTCAGTGCGAGGCGTTTTCGTCTGAATACGGGCGACAAACTGACCCTCATCGTGCCGGAGATCAGCAAGGAGCCGGGTGGCATCACCCCGCGCATGCTGCGCCTGACGGTGGTCGGCATCTTCAAGGTCGGCGCCGAGCTGGACGGTGCCCAGGCGTATATCAACGTGGCCGACGCTGCCCAGATGCAGCGCTGGGCGCCGGGTAGCGTGCAGGGCGTGCGCATCAAGCTGCAGGATTTGTACGCCGCGCCGCAGGTGTCCAAGGCCATTGCCGCCGAGCTGGGCGAGGGTTACCACGCCGACGATTGGTCGCACACCCAGGGCAGCCTGTTCAGCGCCATGAAGATGGAAAAGACCATGATCGGTCTGCTGTTGATGATGATTATCGCCGTGGCCGCGTTCAACATCATCGCCACCTTGATCATGGTGGTGAACGACAAGGGCGCAGACATCGCCATCCTGCGCACCATCGGTGCCACGCCGGCGCAGATCATGGGCACGTTCATGGTTCAGGGGTCGTTGATCGGTATCGTCGGCACCTTGATCGGCGGCGCGCTGGGGGTGGTGGCGGCGCTCAATGTCAGCCAGATCGTCGGCTGGATCGAGCGGGTCAGCGGGCAGCATATCTTCACCTCCGACGTGTACTTCATCAGCAGCCTGCCGTCGGAGTTGCAGTGGGGGGATGTCGGCATGATCTGCACCGCAGGCCTGGTGATGAGCTTCCTGGCGACGGTGTACCCGGCGTACCGGGCTTCTCAGGTCGAGCCGGCGATGGCGCTACGTTACGAGTAG
- a CDS encoding DUF1289 domain-containing protein — MSSNTIKTPCVGLCSTVYGDLVCRGCKRFHHEVIHWNSYDEEAKRAVWLRLEQLLAQVMMAKLEVFDAQRLRQQLEQRSIRFLARQSEYCWAYQLIARGARMIRDLDAYGVALLPEFRDWELPPLRDAIDREFFLLSEAHYERYIAPGFLQQGLDTEPVSG; from the coding sequence ATGTCCAGCAACACTATCAAGACCCCCTGTGTCGGCCTCTGCTCCACGGTCTACGGCGACCTCGTGTGCCGCGGTTGCAAGCGCTTCCACCATGAAGTGATTCACTGGAACAGCTACGACGAAGAGGCCAAGCGCGCCGTCTGGCTGCGTCTCGAGCAACTGCTGGCGCAGGTGATGATGGCCAAGCTGGAAGTGTTCGACGCCCAGCGTCTGCGTCAGCAACTGGAACAGCGTTCGATCCGCTTTCTGGCCCGTCAGTCGGAGTATTGCTGGGCGTACCAGTTGATTGCCCGCGGCGCGCGCATGATCCGTGACCTCGATGCCTACGGCGTGGCGCTGTTGCCGGAGTTTCGCGACTGGGAGCTGCCGCCATTGCGCGACGCCATCGACCGGGAGTTCTTCCTGCTTTCCGAAGCGCACTACGAGCGCTATATCGCGCCGGGTTTTCTCCAGCAGGGGCTGGATACGGAGCCTGTTTCCGGCTGA
- a CDS encoding sensor histidine kinase produces MKSIQGRLSLGLVAVLVAVGLILAQSTLWLFEAGLQRYLQAGLRKESENLLAALVRGNGGMQLDERRISAAYHRPFSGYYFRIDFAQGHWRSRSLWDLDMPIPASAGLEKSTEPGPDGQQLLIFRGDYRRLGQTISISVAQDYSPVRDGFRRMQQIGLGLGAVALLLILVLQRITVTRSLRPLERARRQIAQLQQGQRSQLDTQVPVELEPLVAQINHLLAHTEDSLRRSRNALGNLGHALKTPLAVLMSLASSPQLRDLPHVSALLHEQLEQIQQRLTRELNRARLAGDALPGAQFDCDAELPGLLATLALIHGEGLSLARDMPAGLLLPWDREDLLELLGNLLDNACKWADSEVRLGIAEQPEAYQLWVDDDGPGIPQDAREQVLTRGSRLDEHVAGHGLGLGIVRDIVDAWGGQLDLHQSPLGGLRVSIELPRKAH; encoded by the coding sequence TTGAAATCGATTCAGGGGCGCCTGAGCCTGGGACTGGTGGCGGTGCTGGTGGCCGTCGGGCTGATCCTCGCCCAGTCCACGCTGTGGCTGTTCGAAGCAGGGTTGCAGCGCTACCTGCAAGCGGGACTGCGCAAGGAAAGCGAAAATCTGCTGGCCGCGCTGGTGCGTGGCAATGGTGGTATGCAACTGGATGAGCGGCGTATCTCGGCGGCTTATCACCGGCCATTTTCCGGCTACTACTTTCGCATCGACTTCGCCCAAGGCCACTGGCGCTCGCGCTCGCTGTGGGACCTGGACATGCCGATACCTGCCAGTGCCGGCCTGGAAAAAAGCACGGAGCCTGGGCCCGACGGTCAGCAACTGCTGATTTTTCGCGGTGATTACCGACGGCTTGGGCAGACTATTTCCATCAGCGTGGCGCAGGACTACTCGCCAGTGCGCGACGGCTTTCGCCGTATGCAGCAGATCGGCCTGGGCCTGGGCGCAGTGGCGCTATTGCTGATCCTGGTACTGCAGCGCATCACCGTGACCCGCTCGTTGCGGCCACTGGAGCGGGCACGTCGGCAGATCGCTCAGTTGCAGCAGGGACAGCGCTCGCAACTCGACACCCAGGTTCCGGTAGAGCTCGAGCCGCTGGTCGCGCAGATCAACCATCTGCTCGCCCACACCGAAGACAGCCTGCGCCGTTCGCGCAACGCCTTGGGCAACCTGGGCCACGCCCTGAAAACTCCGCTGGCGGTGCTGATGAGCCTGGCCAGCAGCCCGCAACTGCGCGACCTGCCGCACGTCAGCGCGCTGCTGCACGAACAGCTCGAACAGATTCAGCAGCGCCTGACCCGCGAGCTGAACCGTGCGCGGCTGGCCGGAGATGCGCTGCCGGGTGCGCAGTTCGACTGTGATGCCGAACTGCCAGGACTGCTGGCCACCCTGGCGCTGATCCACGGTGAAGGCCTGTCGCTGGCGCGTGACATGCCGGCTGGGTTGCTGCTGCCGTGGGATCGCGAAGATCTGCTCGAGTTGCTGGGCAATCTGCTGGACAACGCCTGCAAGTGGGCCGACAGCGAAGTGCGGCTGGGCATCGCCGAGCAGCCCGAGGCTTACCAGCTTTGGGTCGACGACGATGGCCCAGGCATCCCGCAGGATGCCCGCGAGCAGGTGCTCACCCGGGGTTCGCGACTGGATGAGCACGTGGCCGGGCATGGCCTTGGCCTGGGTATCGTGCGTGACATCGTCGACGCCTGGGGCGGACAGCTCGATCTGCACCAGAGTCCGCTGGGGGGATTGCGGGTCAGTATCGAGCTGCCGCGCAAGGCGCATTGA
- a CDS encoding response regulator transcription factor, with amino-acid sequence MRLLLVEDNVPLADELTAALQRQGYAVDWLADGRDAVYQGQSEPYDLIILDLGLPGLPGLDVLAQWRAGGLAAPVLILTARGSWAERIEGLKAGADDYLSKPFHPEELQLRLQSLLRRARGLANQPRLEAAGLHLDESRQCVTRDGDDIQLTAAEFRLLRYFMLHPRQILSKSHLAEHLYDGETERDSNVLEVHVNHLRRKLGRSVIETRRGQGYLYAGSGA; translated from the coding sequence ATGCGCCTGTTGCTTGTCGAAGACAACGTTCCGCTGGCCGATGAACTGACGGCCGCGTTGCAGCGCCAGGGCTATGCCGTCGACTGGCTGGCCGATGGCCGCGACGCGGTCTATCAGGGCCAGAGCGAACCTTATGATCTGATCATTCTCGACCTGGGCCTGCCCGGGTTGCCGGGGCTGGACGTGCTCGCGCAGTGGCGGGCCGGCGGGCTGGCGGCGCCTGTGCTCATTCTCACCGCGCGCGGTTCTTGGGCCGAGCGCATTGAGGGCCTGAAGGCCGGTGCCGACGACTACCTGAGCAAGCCGTTTCATCCCGAAGAGCTGCAACTGCGGCTGCAATCGCTGCTGCGGCGGGCTCGTGGTCTGGCCAATCAACCGCGTCTGGAAGCGGCGGGTTTGCACCTGGACGAAAGCCGTCAGTGCGTGACCCGCGATGGCGACGACATTCAACTGACCGCTGCCGAGTTTCGCCTGCTGCGCTATTTCATGCTGCATCCCAGGCAGATTTTGTCCAAAAGCCATCTCGCCGAGCACCTGTACGACGGCGAGACCGAGCGCGACTCCAACGTGCTCGAAGTCCACGTCAATCACCTGCGTCGCAAGCTCGGGCGCAGCGTGATCGAAACCCGTCGTGGACAGGGTTACCTGTATGCCGGGAGTGGTGCTTGA
- the zapE gene encoding cell division protein ZapE produces the protein MSEWMRHTLNRFAQPVTSADPELLQVFNAQAAARGYTLSAGQQRVIQAMAERLVDRHKGKVRGLYIHGAVGRGKSWLLDGFYQALAEPGKRRLHFHDFFARLHQGMFRHRENADALAVTLDELLGDCRVLCFDEFHVHDIGDAMLLKRLFSALFERHILVVLTSNYAPAQLLPNPLYHERFLPVIELIGERMQVLELDGDTDFRSLPANHAHQRFTRGHYLYPGTCEQRERLNVPLPSPCTLHVNRRPLRALACEPGQVMFAFDDLCQQPTAVIDYLVLARDHPRWIIDGLDDLNECSLAAQQRFVNLVDVLYDQDIEVLVIGRKPLAESLDGGLADLMRTRSRLGQLQQVG, from the coding sequence GTGTCTGAATGGATGCGTCACACGCTGAACCGCTTTGCCCAACCCGTAACCAGCGCTGACCCTGAGTTACTGCAGGTCTTCAACGCCCAGGCTGCGGCGCGCGGCTACACTTTGAGCGCCGGTCAGCAGCGGGTGATACAGGCCATGGCTGAGCGCCTGGTTGACCGCCATAAAGGCAAGGTGCGCGGCCTTTACATTCACGGAGCAGTCGGGCGTGGCAAAAGCTGGTTGCTCGATGGTTTTTATCAGGCGCTGGCCGAGCCCGGCAAACGTCGCCTGCACTTCCACGACTTCTTCGCCCGCCTGCATCAAGGCATGTTTCGCCATCGCGAAAACGCCGATGCCCTCGCGGTAACCCTCGACGAGCTGCTCGGCGACTGCCGCGTGTTGTGTTTCGATGAATTCCACGTGCATGACATCGGTGATGCCATGCTGCTCAAAAGACTGTTCAGCGCCCTGTTCGAGCGCCATATTCTCGTGGTGCTGACGTCCAACTACGCACCCGCGCAACTGCTGCCCAACCCGCTGTACCACGAACGCTTCCTGCCCGTCATCGAGCTGATCGGCGAGCGCATGCAGGTGCTCGAGCTCGATGGCGACACCGACTTTCGCAGCTTGCCTGCCAACCACGCGCACCAGCGCTTCACCCGCGGTCATTACCTCTACCCTGGTACTTGCGAACAGCGCGAGCGGCTGAATGTACCGCTGCCGTCGCCGTGCACGCTGCACGTCAATCGTCGTCCGCTGCGGGCGCTGGCCTGTGAGCCCGGGCAGGTCATGTTCGCCTTCGATGATCTGTGCCAGCAGCCGACCGCGGTAATCGACTACCTGGTGCTGGCCCGCGACCACCCGCGCTGGATCATCGACGGCCTGGACGACCTGAATGAGTGCTCGCTGGCCGCCCAGCAGCGTTTCGTCAACCTGGTGGATGTGTTGTATGACCAGGACATCGAGGTGCTGGTGATCGGCCGCAAGCCGCTGGCCGAGTCACTGGACGGTGGCCTGGCCGACCTGATGAGAACCCGCAGTCGCCTCGGGCAGTTGCAGCAGGTCGGCTGA
- a CDS encoding PepSY domain-containing protein, translating to MRSLSRPARYLAASLLVVSALATARDLDQDEALELRHRGTIMPLEQLLEAALGRYPGARLLEAELEQEHDRYEYEVEILTPEGVVREIKFDAATGELLKDEEDD from the coding sequence ATGCGTTCCCTGTCCCGGCCCGCACGCTACCTGGCTGCGTCACTGCTGGTCGTCAGCGCGCTGGCGACCGCCCGCGACCTGGATCAGGACGAAGCGCTCGAGTTGCGGCATCGGGGCACCATCATGCCCCTTGAGCAACTGCTCGAAGCCGCCCTGGGGCGTTACCCCGGGGCTCGCTTGCTGGAAGCCGAACTCGAGCAGGAACATGACCGCTACGAGTACGAAGTGGAAATCCTGACCCCCGAAGGGGTCGTGCGTGAAATCAAGTTCGATGCTGCGACAGGTGAGCTGCTCAAAGACGAGGAAGATGACTGA
- a CDS encoding LysR family transcriptional regulator translates to MDIDQARTFLEIIRCGSLVAAAERLCVSQTAISARVQRLERQLDCRLFLRGPGGVTLTADGEAFVSYANQLVHTWEAARRELPLSGERQPLLRVGSEVSLGNPLLLDWVSALHDALPDHGIRSEVGEGQALLRKIELGTLDAALVYQPDYAAGLQIEQLLEEKLVRVRRAGRPEPYIYIDWGEAFRRQHDAALPDCAQAALSFNLGPLALQFILERGGSGYFRTRVVQAYLDSGVLERVPQAPEFTYPTFLVYRRTPADDALQSAMDVIRGLAVGGTSDWSQRWDPLL, encoded by the coding sequence ATGGACATCGATCAGGCCCGAACCTTTCTGGAAATCATCCGCTGCGGCAGCCTGGTGGCCGCTGCCGAGCGGTTGTGCGTGTCGCAAACAGCCATCAGCGCGCGGGTTCAGCGCCTGGAACGCCAGCTCGATTGCCGCCTGTTCCTGCGCGGTCCTGGCGGCGTGACCCTGACAGCCGACGGCGAGGCGTTCGTCAGCTATGCCAATCAGCTGGTGCACACTTGGGAAGCGGCGCGCCGTGAACTCCCGCTGTCGGGCGAACGTCAGCCACTGCTGCGGGTGGGCAGCGAGGTGAGCCTGGGCAACCCGCTGCTGCTGGACTGGGTCAGCGCACTGCACGATGCGCTGCCCGATCATGGCATCCGCAGTGAGGTCGGCGAAGGCCAGGCGCTGCTGCGAAAGATCGAACTGGGCACTCTGGACGCGGCGCTGGTGTACCAGCCTGATTACGCCGCTGGGTTGCAGATCGAACAATTGCTGGAAGAAAAGCTGGTCCGCGTGCGTCGCGCCGGTCGACCTGAGCCGTATATCTACATCGACTGGGGCGAGGCGTTCCGTCGTCAGCATGACGCGGCCCTGCCCGACTGCGCACAGGCTGCACTTTCGTTCAATCTGGGCCCACTGGCTTTGCAGTTCATCCTCGAGCGCGGCGGCAGCGGCTACTTCCGTACCCGCGTGGTCCAGGCGTATCTGGACAGTGGCGTGCTGGAGCGGGTGCCCCAGGCGCCAGAATTCACCTATCCAACCTTCCTGGTGTATCGGCGCACCCCTGCCGACGATGCGCTGCAAAGCGCCATGGACGTCATCCGTGGATTGGCGGTCGGCGGCACCAGCGACTGGTCACAACGCTGGGACCCGCTGCTCTGA
- a CDS encoding PepSY domain-containing protein has product MKTLTALFTAAALTFGSAAAFAKDVQPDEVVKLVNNKTIKSLDELKNAAIAKHPGSTVTDSELEDEYGRYIYKVELRDGNNVEWDVALDAKTGEVLKDEQDR; this is encoded by the coding sequence ATGAAAACGTTGACTGCCCTGTTTACCGCCGCCGCCCTGACCTTCGGCAGTGCCGCCGCTTTCGCCAAGGACGTACAGCCCGACGAAGTGGTGAAACTGGTCAACAACAAGACCATCAAGTCGCTCGATGAGCTGAAGAACGCCGCCATCGCCAAGCACCCCGGGTCCACCGTTACCGACAGCGAACTGGAAGACGAATACGGCCGCTATATCTACAAGGTCGAACTGCGTGATGGTAATAACGTGGAATGGGATGTGGCGCTCGATGCCAAGACCGGCGAAGTGCTGAAGGACGAACAGGACCGCTGA
- the queD gene encoding 6-carboxytetrahydropterin synthase QueD: MEIFKEFTFESAHRLPNVPAGHKCGRLHGHSFKVALHLTGPLDPHTGWIRDFSEIKAVFKPIYDQLDHNYLNDIPGLENPTSEVIAKWIWDQVKPLLPELSKVRIHETCTSGCEYTGD; encoded by the coding sequence GTGGAAATCTTCAAGGAATTCACATTCGAATCGGCCCATCGCCTGCCCAATGTGCCAGCGGGGCATAAATGTGGTCGGCTGCACGGCCATTCGTTCAAGGTCGCCCTGCACCTGACCGGGCCGCTCGACCCGCACACCGGCTGGATTCGCGACTTCAGCGAGATCAAGGCCGTGTTCAAGCCGATCTACGATCAGCTCGACCACAACTACCTGAACGACATCCCTGGCCTGGAAAACCCCACCAGCGAAGTCATCGCCAAGTGGATCTGGGATCAGGTCAAGCCTTTGCTCCCCGAGCTGTCCAAGGTGCGTATCCACGAGACCTGCACCAGCGGCTGCGAATATACCGGCGACTGA
- the acnB gene encoding bifunctional aconitate hydratase 2/2-methylisocitrate dehydratase, with product MLEAYRKHIEERAALGIVPQPLNAEQTAGLVELLKNPPAGEEAFLVELITDRVPPGVDEAAYVKAGFLSAVAKGETHSPLIDSKHATELLGTMQGGYNIATLVELLDDATLGAVAAEQLKSTLLMFDAFHDVAEKAKAGNANAKAVLESWAAGEWFTKRAAIADKYTLTVFKVPGETNTDDLSPAPDAWSRPDIPLHALAMLKMTRDGIEPEQPGSVGPLKQIEAMRAKGFPVAYVGDVVGTGSSRKSATNSVLWFFGDDIPNVPNKRAGGFCFGTKIAPIFYNTMEDAGALPIEFDCTDLAMGDVIDVYPYKGEVRRHESDELVTTFELKTEVLLDEVRAGGRIPLIVGRGLTEKARAELGLGSSDLFRKPEQPADSGKGYTLAQKMVGKACGVEGVRPGTYCEPKMTTVGSQDTTGPMTRDELKDLACLGFSADLVMQSFCHTAAYPKPIDVTTHHTLPDFIRTRGGVSLRPGDGIIHSWLNRMLMPDTVGTGGDSHTRFPIGISFPAGSGLVAFAAATGVMPLDMPESILVRFKGKLQPGITLRDLVHAIPYYAIQNGLLTVEKKGKKNAFSGRILEIEGLDELTVEQAFELSDASAERSAAGCTIKLPEKAIAEYLQSNITLLRWMIGEGYGDPRTLERRAQAMEAWLANPELLSADADAEYAEIIEIDLADVKEPVLCAPNDPDDARLLSSVQGEKIDEVFIGSCMTNIGHFRAAGKLLDKVKGGIPTRLWLAPPTKMDAHQLTEEGYYGIFGKAGARMEMPGCSLCMGNQARVQTGSTVVSTSTRNFPNRLGDATNVYLASAELAAVASIIGKLPTVEEYMQYAQSIDSMAADVYRYLSFDQIAEFRDAAKAAQIPVVQA from the coding sequence GTGCTTGAAGCCTACCGCAAACACATCGAAGAGCGTGCCGCACTGGGCATCGTGCCCCAGCCGTTGAACGCCGAGCAAACCGCAGGCCTGGTCGAGCTGCTGAAGAATCCGCCGGCCGGCGAAGAAGCCTTTCTCGTTGAACTGATCACCGACCGCGTCCCGCCTGGGGTCGACGAAGCTGCCTATGTCAAGGCCGGCTTCCTCTCCGCCGTCGCCAAAGGTGAAACCCATTCCCCCCTGATCGACAGCAAGCACGCCACCGAGCTGCTGGGCACTATGCAGGGCGGCTACAACATCGCCACGCTGGTCGAGCTGCTGGATGACGCCACCCTCGGCGCCGTCGCGGCCGAACAGCTCAAGTCCACCCTGCTGATGTTCGACGCCTTCCACGACGTCGCCGAAAAAGCCAAGGCCGGCAATGCCAACGCCAAGGCCGTGCTCGAATCCTGGGCCGCGGGCGAGTGGTTCACCAAGCGTGCGGCCATCGCCGACAAGTACACCCTGACCGTATTCAAGGTGCCTGGCGAAACCAACACCGACGACCTCTCCCCGGCGCCCGACGCCTGGTCGCGCCCGGACATCCCGCTGCACGCCCTGGCGATGCTGAAAATGACCCGCGATGGCATCGAGCCCGAGCAGCCCGGTTCGGTCGGTCCGCTCAAGCAGATCGAAGCCATGCGCGCCAAAGGCTTCCCGGTCGCCTACGTCGGTGACGTGGTCGGTACCGGTTCCTCGCGTAAATCGGCGACCAACTCGGTGCTGTGGTTCTTCGGCGACGACATCCCCAACGTGCCGAACAAGCGTGCTGGCGGTTTCTGCTTTGGCACCAAGATCGCCCCGATCTTCTACAACACCATGGAAGACGCAGGCGCCCTGCCGATCGAATTCGACTGCACGGACCTGGCCATGGGCGATGTCATCGACGTCTACCCGTACAAAGGTGAAGTGCGCCGTCACGAAAGCGACGAGCTGGTCACCACCTTCGAGCTGAAAACCGAAGTGCTGCTCGACGAAGTGCGTGCTGGCGGGCGTATTCCGCTGATCGTCGGCCGCGGCCTGACCGAGAAGGCCCGTGCCGAACTGGGCCTGGGAAGCTCCGACCTGTTCAGGAAGCCGGAGCAACCGGCCGACAGCGGCAAGGGCTACACCCTGGCACAGAAGATGGTCGGCAAGGCGTGTGGCGTCGAGGGCGTGCGCCCTGGCACCTACTGCGAACCGAAGATGACCACCGTCGGCTCCCAGGACACCACCGGCCCGATGACCCGCGACGAGCTCAAAGACCTCGCCTGCCTGGGCTTCTCCGCCGACCTGGTGATGCAGTCGTTCTGCCACACCGCGGCCTATCCGAAGCCGATCGACGTCACCACCCACCACACCCTGCCCGACTTCATCCGCACCCGTGGCGGCGTGTCGCTGCGTCCGGGTGACGGCATCATCCACAGCTGGCTGAACCGTATGCTGATGCCCGACACCGTCGGCACCGGCGGCGACTCGCACACCCGCTTCCCGATCGGCATCTCGTTCCCGGCAGGCTCCGGCCTGGTCGCCTTCGCTGCTGCCACCGGTGTCATGCCGCTGGACATGCCCGAGTCGATCCTGGTGCGCTTCAAAGGCAAGCTGCAGCCTGGCATCACCCTGCGTGACCTGGTCCATGCCATTCCTTACTACGCCATTCAGAACGGCCTGCTGACCGTCGAGAAGAAAGGCAAGAAGAACGCCTTCTCCGGCCGCATCCTGGAAATCGAAGGCCTCGACGAGCTGACCGTCGAGCAAGCCTTCGAGCTATCCGACGCCTCGGCCGAGCGCTCGGCTGCCGGTTGCACCATCAAGCTGCCAGAGAAAGCCATCGCCGAGTACCTGCAATCGAACATCACCCTGCTGCGCTGGATGATCGGTGAAGGCTACGGTGACCCACGCACCCTCGAGCGCCGTGCGCAAGCCATGGAAGCCTGGCTGGCCAACCCTGAGCTGCTGTCGGCCGACGCCGATGCCGAATACGCCGAAATCATCGAAATCGACCTGGCCGACGTCAAGGAGCCTGTGCTCTGCGCGCCGAACGACCCGGACGACGCCCGCCTGCTGTCCAGCGTCCAGGGCGAGAAGATCGACGAAGTGTTCATCGGCTCGTGCATGACCAACATCGGTCACTTCCGCGCTGCCGGCAAGCTGCTGGACAAGGTCAAGGGCGGTATTCCAACCCGTCTGTGGCTGGCCCCGCCGACCAAGATGGACGCTCACCAGCTGACCGAAGAAGGCTACTACGGCATCTTCGGCAAAGCCGGCGCACGCATGGAAATGCCAGGCTGCTCGCTGTGCATGGGTAACCAGGCTCGCGTGCAGACCGGTTCGACCGTGGTTTCCACCTCGACCCGCAACTTCCCCAACCGTCTGGGCGATGCCACCAACGTCTACCTCGCTTCGGCGGAGCTGGCGGCAGTGGCCTCGATTATCGGCAAGCTACCGACGGTCGAAGAGTACATGCAGTACGCGCAGAGCATCGACAGCATGGCTGCCGACGTCTACCGCTACCTGAGCTTCGACCAGATCGCCGAATTCCGCGACGCCGCCAAGGCCGCGCAGATTCCGGTAGTCCAGGCGTAA